One Blattabacterium cuenoti genomic window carries:
- a CDS encoding ABC transporter permease, whose protein sequence is MNIYFYISIRYFFSKKKTNLVNIIVFLSILSISVSAFSLSTILFVFSGLENLNEKFHKTHYPDITISCLNEKNFFINDSIIKKIVPIQEIMAFSKTIERKAFLHYNNHEYFVLLKGVDVGYEKVMKKFRKINLKNNKFDYLNVYIGGRIVPPMLLYHIINQPFQILFFDSKKDKKKTLFFMKKKVFIKGIFHFSPKMDIKYLFCDLSELQNVMKQKGFQTLEIKAHDKVNIDNLKNILMKKLGSKFNIRTRVEREKGFHKVLNTEKIFIYFLFILITLITGFNLFSAICILQLDKIKEIFTLWSMGFSLYRIKMIFFYIGFMITTFGCFSGLFISYIISLIQEKYKIFKIEKKIPFPVKITIEDSYMVVCVILIIGSIISFYSLKRINNMIYSNYYK, encoded by the coding sequence TTGAATATTTATTTTTATATATCTATACGTTATTTTTTTTCTAAAAAAAAAACAAATCTTGTTAATATTATTGTTTTTTTATCAATTTTATCTATTAGTGTTTCTGCATTTTCTTTATCTACAATTTTATTTGTTTTCTCTGGACTAGAAAATTTAAATGAAAAATTTCATAAAACTCATTATCCTGATATAACTATTTCTTGTTTAAATGAAAAAAATTTTTTTATTAATGATAGTATTATCAAAAAAATAGTACCTATACAAGAAATTATGGCCTTCTCTAAGACCATAGAAAGAAAAGCTTTTTTACATTATAATAATCATGAATATTTTGTCCTTTTAAAAGGGGTGGATGTAGGATATGAAAAAGTAATGAAAAAATTTAGGAAAATAAATTTAAAAAACAATAAATTTGATTATTTAAATGTATATATAGGAGGACGTATAGTCCCCCCAATGTTATTATATCACATAATAAATCAACCTTTTCAGATCCTTTTTTTTGATTCTAAAAAAGACAAAAAAAAAACTTTATTTTTTATGAAAAAAAAAGTTTTTATAAAAGGAATTTTTCATTTTAGTCCAAAAATGGACATAAAATATTTATTTTGTGATTTATCTGAACTTCAGAATGTAATGAAACAAAAAGGATTTCAAACTCTAGAAATTAAGGCTCATGATAAAGTAAACATAGATAATTTGAAAAATATTTTAATGAAAAAACTAGGTTCAAAATTTAATATAAGAACACGTGTAGAAAGAGAAAAAGGATTTCATAAAGTACTGAACACAGAAAAAATATTTATATATTTTTTGTTTATTTTAATAACACTAATCACTGGATTTAATTTATTTAGTGCTATTTGTATTTTACAACTAGATAAAATTAAAGAAATTTTTACATTATGGAGTATGGGTTTTTCTTTATATAGAATCAAGATGATATTTTTTTATATAGGATTTATGATTACTACTTTTGGTTGTTTTAGTGGTTTGTTTATATCTTATATTATTTCTTTAATACAAGAAAAATATAAAATATTTAAAATAGAAAAAAAAATACCTTTTCCTGTTAAAATTACAATAGAAGATTCTTATATGGTCGTATGTGTTATTTTAATAATAGGATCAATTATATCTTTTTATTCTTTAAAAAGAATTAATAATATGATTTATTCCAATTATTACAAATAA
- a CDS encoding ribosome-binding factor A yields the protein MKDLIRNEKLYSIFFIEIAEILNKEICYSESKDEFLVTLIKIHISSDMSLIKVYVSIYPFLDKKILKFIRSKSRFYRKLLSDRLRYRVKKIPKLDFYAII from the coding sequence ATGAAAGATTTGATTAGAAATGAGAAGTTATATTCAATATTTTTTATAGAAATAGCAGAAATACTGAACAAAGAAATTTGTTATAGCGAAAGTAAGGATGAATTTTTAGTGACTTTAATTAAAATACATATTAGCTCTGATATGAGCCTCATAAAAGTATATGTTAGCATTTATCCTTTTTTGGATAAAAAAATATTAAAATTTATTCGTTCCAAATCTAGATTTTATAGAAAATTACTTTCTGATAGATTGAGATATCGTGTAAAAAAAATTCCAAAATTGGATTTTTATGCAATTATATAA
- the rpmA gene encoding 50S ribosomal protein L27, protein MAHKKGSGSSRNGRDSAGRRLGVKIYGNQYVNSGNIIIRQRGTKHHPGINVGIGKDHTLYAIKNGYVSFKKVKKNKSIVSIVDNKTG, encoded by the coding sequence ATGGCTCATAAAAAAGGCTCTGGAAGTTCTAGAAATGGAAGAGATTCAGCAGGAAGAAGATTAGGAGTTAAAATATATGGAAATCAGTATGTAAATTCTGGTAATATTATAATTCGTCAGAGAGGGACTAAACATCATCCTGGAATAAATGTAGGAATAGGAAAAGATCATACTTTATATGCTATAAAAAACGGTTATGTGTCTTTTAAAAAAGTAAAAAAAAATAAATCGATTGTTTCTATTGTAGATAATAAGACTGGGTAG
- the rplU gene encoding 50S ribosomal protein L21 — protein MYAIVNIKDKQFKIVENEYIYVPHICKNIGEQILLNQVFLFCKQGKLILGNPFIEKINVKIEILQHIKGKKIIIFKKKRRKGYKVKNGFRPLFSKIRIISFLFK, from the coding sequence ATGTATGCTATTGTTAATATAAAAGATAAACAATTTAAAATTGTTGAAAATGAATATATTTATGTTCCTCATATTTGCAAAAATATAGGAGAACAAATATTGTTGAATCAAGTTTTTTTGTTTTGTAAACAAGGAAAACTTATTTTAGGAAATCCTTTTATAGAAAAAATAAATGTAAAAATAGAAATTTTACAACATATAAAAGGAAAAAAAATTATTATTTTTAAGAAAAAAAGAAGAAAAGGATATAAAGTAAAAAATGGATTTAGGCCTTTATTTTCAAAAATAAGAATAATTTCTTTTTTATTTAAATAA
- a CDS encoding SufS family cysteine desulfurase produces MFSEKEIQEIRNQFPILKEKIYSNPLIYMDNAATTQKPLKVIQASQNYYSTMNSNVHRGLHYLSHKATLYVENVRKKIQKFIHAKYSSEILFTKGTTESINLVASSMDTFIRKGDEIIISCIEHHSNFVPWQVLCEKKGAILKIISIYENGILKLKDFEFLLSEKTKIVSISHISNVLGIINPVKDIIKKAHKYGALVLIDGAQVPSNLDLDVQDLNVDFYVFSAHKMYGPTGIGILYGKKKILEKLYPYQFGGEMVKKVSFNQTTYSEIPFKFEAGTPNIEGIIVWGFAIDFIKEIGISNIQSYKKKLLMYAVKCLRSINGIQLYGTPYDISEKSGIISFNLNELHCFDVGSVLDRLGIAVRTGHLCAQPLMNFFKVSGMIRISFSVYNTFKEIDCLFESILKAKKILLR; encoded by the coding sequence ATGTTTTCAGAAAAAGAAATACAAGAAATAAGAAATCAGTTTCCTATTTTAAAAGAAAAAATATATTCGAATCCTTTAATTTATATGGACAATGCAGCAACCACTCAAAAACCTTTAAAAGTTATTCAAGCATCCCAAAATTATTATTCTACCATGAACTCTAATGTTCATAGAGGCTTGCATTATCTTAGTCATAAAGCGACTCTATATGTAGAGAATGTGAGAAAAAAGATTCAAAAATTTATTCATGCAAAATATTCTTCTGAAATTCTATTTACAAAAGGAACTACAGAGTCTATTAATTTAGTGGCATCTAGTATGGATACTTTCATAAGAAAAGGAGATGAAATCATTATTTCTTGTATTGAACATCATTCAAATTTTGTACCTTGGCAGGTACTTTGCGAAAAAAAAGGAGCTATTTTAAAAATAATATCCATTTATGAAAATGGGATTTTAAAATTGAAAGATTTTGAGTTTCTTCTTTCAGAAAAAACAAAAATAGTATCTATTAGTCATATATCTAATGTTTTAGGAATTATTAATCCTGTTAAAGATATTATTAAAAAGGCTCATAAATATGGAGCTTTAGTTTTAATTGATGGAGCTCAAGTCCCATCTAATCTAGATTTAGATGTACAAGATTTAAATGTTGATTTTTACGTTTTTTCTGCTCATAAGATGTATGGCCCCACTGGGATTGGGATATTATATGGGAAAAAGAAAATTTTGGAAAAGTTGTATCCTTATCAATTTGGGGGTGAAATGGTTAAAAAAGTAAGTTTCAATCAAACAACTTATTCAGAGATTCCATTTAAATTTGAAGCAGGGACACCAAACATAGAAGGTATTATTGTATGGGGATTTGCTATAGATTTTATAAAAGAAATAGGAATATCAAATATTCAGTCGTACAAAAAAAAACTTTTGATGTATGCTGTAAAATGTTTAAGATCAATAAATGGAATTCAATTATATGGAACTCCATATGATATTTCTGAAAAGTCTGGTATTATTTCGTTTAATTTAAATGAGTTACATTGTTTTGATGTAGGTAGTGTTTTAGATCGTTTAGGAATTGCAGTAAGAACAGGGCATTTATGTGCACAACCTCTTATGAATTTTTTTAAAGTTTCAGGTATGATTCGTATTAGTTTTTCGGTATATAATACTTTTAAAGAAATAGATTGTTTATTTGAAAGTATTTTAAAAGCAAAAAAAATATTATTAAGATAA
- the sufD gene encoding Fe-S cluster assembly protein SufD: MQLREKITSFLIKKFVSEKKDDTYISFLRRKHYDFFCKKGFPSSIEKEWKNTDIDSIFKQDYNLISESSESEDKKIKNIEKIRKLTFLKKKDSLILVFIDGKYNSYLSYNAENIILSNIVSLKENKIKDYYGGLSYQYDAFYTLNTLLSIDGAYIYIPNNVILEIPIEILHISTGIESKIMLNNRNLIVVGERSYVKIIEHFKCFKKHFVFVNSVSEIYAMNHSIIDYYKVQNDLEETSIIDNTFLKQNKNSKCTVYTFSFKGNYIRNNLKFYSNGEKTSSYLYGISLLSGKQFVDHNTLINHLCSNAYSFQLYKNILCEKSKGIFNGRIIVNEFIKEINAFQKNHNIVLSDEACIQAIPQLEIYSEHVKCSHGCTVGNLQEDELFYLQSRGIPEKKAKMLLLLSFLGEMLDSIRIIELKKFIHIKIKEKLDKHL; encoded by the coding sequence ATGCAGTTAAGAGAAAAAATAACTTCTTTCTTAATTAAGAAATTTGTTTCTGAAAAAAAAGATGATACTTATATATCGTTTTTACGACGAAAACATTATGATTTTTTCTGCAAAAAAGGATTTCCTTCTTCTATCGAAAAAGAATGGAAAAACACAGATATTGATTCAATTTTTAAACAGGATTATAATCTTATTTCAGAATCGTCAGAATCAGAAGATAAAAAAATAAAAAATATAGAAAAAATAAGAAAATTAACTTTTCTTAAAAAGAAAGACTCCCTTATTTTGGTTTTTATAGATGGAAAATATAATTCTTATCTTTCTTATAATGCTGAAAATATTATTTTATCAAATATAGTATCACTAAAAGAAAATAAAATTAAAGACTATTATGGTGGATTATCGTATCAATACGATGCATTCTATACTTTGAATACTCTTTTGTCAATAGACGGAGCATATATCTATATTCCTAATAATGTCATTTTAGAAATTCCTATAGAAATATTACATATTTCTACAGGAATTGAATCTAAAATTATGTTGAATAACAGAAATTTGATTGTGGTGGGAGAGCGTTCTTATGTTAAAATTATAGAACATTTTAAATGTTTTAAAAAGCATTTTGTTTTTGTAAATTCAGTTAGCGAAATTTATGCAATGAATCATAGTATAATTGACTACTATAAAGTTCAAAATGATTTAGAAGAAACTTCTATAATAGATAATACATTTTTAAAACAAAATAAAAACAGTAAATGTACAGTTTATACTTTTTCTTTTAAAGGAAATTATATAAGAAATAATTTAAAATTTTATTCTAATGGGGAAAAAACTTCTTCTTATTTATACGGTATTTCTCTTTTATCTGGAAAACAATTTGTGGATCATAATACTCTAATCAATCATTTATGTTCAAATGCTTATAGTTTTCAATTATATAAAAATATTTTATGTGAAAAATCTAAAGGAATTTTTAATGGAAGAATAATTGTAAATGAATTTATAAAAGAAATAAATGCTTTTCAAAAAAATCATAATATTGTTCTTTCTGATGAAGCTTGTATACAAGCTATACCTCAATTAGAAATTTATTCTGAACATGTGAAATGTTCTCATGGTTGTACAGTTGGAAATCTTCAGGAAGATGAGTTGTTTTATCTTCAATCAAGAGGAATTCCTGAAAAAAAAGCTAAAATGTTATTATTATTGTCATTTTTAGGAGAAATGTTGGATTCTATTCGGATTATAGAATTAAAAAAATTTATACATATAAAAATAAAGGAAAAATTAGATAAACATTTATAA
- the sufC gene encoding Fe-S cluster assembly ATPase SufC, with protein sequence MLNIENLHAYIENKKVLKGVNLKINAGESHVIMGPNGSGKSTLASIIAGKKDYKITEGNIYFLNRNLKNSSPEERAHLGIFLSFQHPIEIPGVSIVNFIKTAINSICEARNIKKISAKDILLKIKEKSSLLKIEKNFFHRSLNEGFSGGEKKRNEIFQMMMLDPLLSILDEIDSGLDIDALRVVAKGINDFRNDKNSILVITHYKRLLDYLLSDYIIHILYNGKIIQSGDKKLAEKLEKKGYDWIMKNQG encoded by the coding sequence ATGTTAAATATAGAAAATTTACATGCTTACATAGAGAATAAGAAGGTACTTAAAGGTGTTAATTTGAAAATTAATGCAGGAGAAAGTCATGTTATTATGGGGCCTAATGGTTCTGGAAAGAGTACTCTTGCTTCTATAATAGCAGGTAAAAAAGATTATAAAATAACTGAAGGAAATATTTATTTCTTAAATCGTAATTTAAAAAATTCTTCTCCTGAAGAACGAGCTCATTTAGGGATTTTTCTTTCTTTTCAACATCCGATTGAAATACCAGGAGTGTCTATTGTTAATTTTATTAAAACAGCAATTAATTCCATTTGTGAAGCACGGAATATTAAAAAAATATCTGCTAAAGATATTTTATTAAAAATAAAGGAAAAGTCTTCTTTATTAAAAATTGAAAAAAATTTTTTTCATCGTTCTTTGAATGAAGGTTTTTCTGGAGGAGAAAAAAAACGTAACGAAATATTTCAAATGATGATGTTAGATCCTCTATTATCCATATTAGATGAAATAGATTCAGGTTTAGATATAGACGCCTTGCGGGTAGTCGCTAAAGGAATTAACGACTTTAGAAATGATAAAAACTCTATTTTAGTTATCACTCATTATAAAAGATTATTAGATTATCTTTTATCAGATTATATTATACATATTTTATATAATGGAAAAATTATTCAATCAGGAGATAAAAAATTAGCTGAAAAATTGGAAAAAAAAGGATATGATTGGATAATGAAGAATCAAGGGTAA